Genomic segment of Heliangelus exortis chromosome 7, bHelExo1.hap1, whole genome shotgun sequence:
GCTGGACAAAGTACCCCACTGTGAGATACTAAACACACACAACTCATTTAGCTTATCAGAAAGAAGGTTGAGAAGGGACTTGATTAGCATAAGTGCCAGCATGGGGAGGGTATGGGAGACTGAGGTCTCTTTCATCCAGTGGAGAGGCAGAACAAGAACCAccagctggaaagcaaagcCAGACAAATTCAAATAAGAAATAAGGCACACATTTTCAGTCACGCAGGTGATTAACCACCAGAACTTGCTCCTCAAGGGAGTGCTGGCTCTTCTGTCTCAGCACCTGGAGTGCTTAGGGGCTTCTCTAGTGTGTATGCTATAGCTGGGACATGCTGAGACTAGTGGTCCAGTGTAGCAGGCAGAAATTAGtctttctttctcatctttctgtcctgttccttttttcccaaatgtaTTTGAGTTAGTATGTCACTGTGGAAGGAGGGGTGGTCTCGGGTGCACATGCTGTCTCGCCGGTGCCATTTCCCCCGTGGCCTGGTGGGACCACAGATCACAGCAAGTGAAGGGATGCTGGTAATGGGAAAAGTAAGTGTGTGGTGTGAGAGCCTCAGTCGATAACTCCTAATATCTCAATGCCGTGAATCCACCTGcggtgctggggcaggagcccCAGACAGGTTGCTTCCCAGGGAGTGCTTGCCATGGATGGGGAGCTGGCATGGGGGCAGGCAGGCGGGCATGGGTTGCTCAATGCTATGCCTCTCCCACCCCTGCAGCTCTCAGGGGGCAAGAAGCTCCAGGATAGCCAGCAGTCACCCCGCTTCAACTACTATAGGGCCGAGCCTGCTGCACCAGACCTCAGTGATGCTGAACTGCCCCATGTCATCGAGATTTATGATTTCCCCTCGGATTTCCGCACTGAAGACCTGCTGCGTGTCTTCTGCAGCTATCAGTGAGTCTGCCAGCAATGCCCCATCCCTGATGCTGGGGTTCCCTATCTGCGTTCTGATCTGGACCCCTTCCCACCTGATGCTGATGCCTTGCTGAGtttccctctctcctgcaggaaaaaaggcTTTGATATTAAGTGGGTGGATGATACACATGCCTTGGGCATTTTCTCCAGCCCCATAACAGGTACTAATCACagtgcagctggggatgggtAGGGGGGAGAGGCATCCTGCCCTCCTGTGGCCAAATCCTGGGTATGGCGCTGGCCTTGCATGCAGATGCCAAtgctctctccctgcagcaAGCGATGCCCTCAGCACCAAGCACCTGATGGTGAAGACTCGCCCACTTTCCCAAGGCACCCGTGCCTCTAAAGCAAAAGCCAGGGCATATGCGGGTGAGTGACACTGCCTGGTGCTGGCTTGTGCCATGGTGCTTGTGCTGCATATCCCAATAACCGTGGAGGGTTGGGGAAGCCAGCACCACTCTACAGCACCTAAGCTGTGCAGAGTTATGCTGGCTTCCCTGTGCCTCTGGGGATACCTCACTATCCCTCCCGGGATGTCCCTATTGATATCCTCCATCTCTGTTCACTCAGACTACCTGCAGCCAGCCAAAGAGCGCCCTGAAACATCGGCTGCCTTGGCCAGGCGGCTGGTGATCGGTGCCCTGGGGGTACGCAGCAACCAGACGCCAGCTCAGCGGGATGCCGAACGGAGAAAGCTGCAAGAAGCCCGGGGTGAGATTTGGATGCCTGAAGTGGCTGTGGTGTCTGAGGACCTTCTGTGAATGCATCGTGTTAGAATGCTGGGTGGAAGGGGATGTGCCAGGGTGGGCTCTGGCCCCTTCCACCGGGAAGTGGGTAGCTTTGGGATGACGGGGGCATGGGGCTGATCCTCTTGTCTCTGCAGAGAGGAAGCGCCTAGAGAACAAGCAACGGGAAGATGCCTGGGAGGGCCGGGAGTGAGTGAGGAGATTGCACCTTACCTCTGCTGGGAACCCTTCTGGGGTGCCCGGGCCCTCTCTGCAGACAGGCACCCTGCATCTTGGAGCAGGGACGGATCTTGTGCCACATGCCAAAGCACTGGGCTGCTCCACGGAGGGGGCTGAGCAGGGTGCGCACAGGCTGGTTGGTGCTGTGCGGATGCTGTTGCCGCCTTGCCAAGGGCAGGAGCCCCGGtgctgctgcgggagcagcCGGCAGGACGCAGGGAGCTCGGCAGCGATCACATGGGCAGCCCTACCACCTGGCAGGGCCTTGAGAACGAGAGTTTCTATCCTTTATTTTGCTAATAAataccatttattttatttgcttggcGGGGCTGTGTTTCTCCATGCCCCTGCGTGCCGGGAAGAGGGTCTGCATGCCTGAGGCTGCTACACATGGTCCCTGCCGCCGTATGGATGCCCACCCTTCCCAGGTGGTGGGTGTCCCcggtgggtgggtgggtgggggctgcaggcaggaggtgtGGGGCAGGGCAGCGGGCAGGAATGTGCTGGCAGGGATGCTGTTTACTTCCGcggagcagctgctgccccgAACAGCGGGGCCCTTGTTGGCAGACGGGCAGGGCTGCCTTCCCGGCCCCGCGCTGGGCTGTGATGTGGCTGCACAAACGGCCCAGGCGGGCTGGGGGCTTCCTGCCCTGCCCCGAGGCAGGAGCACGGGTGGGCGTCTGGGACCTGCGTTTGGCTCCTCTGCTTTGCATCCTTTCAGCACGTAAAAAATGGCTCTTTGTGGCCCAGCAGTCCTGCTCCGTAGCTCCCCTCGAAACTGTTGGGGACACTGTTGGTGGGGCTCCCGTGACCTTTGCAGCAGGTGGGGATGAGGATGTTGCTTTTCCGCCACCCCTGCCAGCAGTTTGTGTGTTTTCAGTCATTGCTGTCTCACCTCAGCCTGTGCCGAAGGACTTGTGTGGCTGCCCAGTGTCCCCTGGCTGTTCCCCAGCTCGGCGGCGGTGGAGCTGGTCATGACCCCGTGGTGGtggctgcctgccctggtgCCGGCAGTGCCAGCTGGATGCTCTCTCAGCTGCCGCTCCATGGACAGTGGAAATTTCAGGACACGAATCTGCTCTCATGCGGAAAGCATCTTTGCTGCTGTCCAGCAACCTCTGACCCCTGACCACAACGGAGTGAGCCTCTGCCAGCACGTGTCCCACCACGGCCCCTGGCCTCAGGCCACCCTGGCGTGTCCTcgctgtccccagcagctcctccacgTGTGGGGACTGTCACGTGTGGGTACAACCCAGCCTGTCCTGGCTGTGCAGGGCTGAAGCAGGTGCTGGCAGTCATCCCAACCCCTGGGCTGGTGTCCAGTGGCGAGGTGGGGACAGGCAAGGAGTGCAAGGAGATGGGTAGCACTGCCCACTAGCTGGCTCACTGGACACTGGACCGTACAGTGTGGGTCAGTGGtgaatatttccatttatttcctttaaaaaaaaatgccagaaaccatgggaggaaagaaatggagagCAAGGGTatggtgtccccagtgtcacaCCCTGTACCCAGGAACAAGGACTTTAaaggggcagagcagcccctaTCCATGCTCCTAGGGCTGGGAAGCTGCCAGGGCAGCCTGGGAAAGCCCAGCATGGTGGCTGCCAGTGGGCTGGCTGCTGGCCTGTGCTGCCACAGCACTGGTCAGGTCCTTTGCATGCACAGGGTCAGCCAGTTCAGGGATTGCTGGTGGCAAGCTGGGACCACTCACACACAGGCAACTGAGAGGGGACAGTACCTGTCTGGGGGAACATTTATACCAAGCTTGCTCCTGGCTGAGGACCAGCTTCATGGTCCTGCTGGGGAGGAGTGCAAGGGAATGAGCTGGGGATTGTGGGGCTCATAAGGGGGTACCCCCTCTCCCATTGCTTAGCATCTTTATTGAGGACAGGACTGGTGCACAGATGGCAGTAGCCAAGGCCTGTTCTTGGTCTACTGGGACGAGGAGGTCAGAAGGGCAGGCTGAGGTAGTCATCCTGGGGGGACACTGGAGCTGTGGGGGTGTGGGCTGCTGTGgcacccaggctcctctcaCAGCTCCCAACAGCAGCATGGGGCTGGGCACCCCCAGGTGCTACCCACCAGCCCTGGTTCTTGtctccatcctctgctgcagcatcagTAAATACAACAGTCTTGGTGTCCCTGAGCTCAGTCTGGTGCTGCCAGGGTGCAGGAGTTGGGCTGccctgtggtgctgctggaagTGTGCCAATGCCAGGGGGTCATACAAGGTTGTTGGCCAGGCGCTCCCGTTGCTCCAGATCACTCACCACATCAGCACCATAGGCATCGCCTGGGCAGAAAAATGGCATGGGTAGGGGAGACAACATGGGACCTGTGGGAACCCCTGCCCTGCCACTTCCCACCAACCCTGCCTGACatgctccctctgctcccattCCTCCTTACTTGTGTGGCAACCATGCATCCAGACACGCTGCCCATCATACTTGCACTGGCACCGCATCACGTTGTTGGAGAAATCTGACTCGGCCACCTCATGCTTGGGGTTCACAACCACCTGGGGAGGATGAAGAGCAGACCTGGGGGCACTGCTGCCATGCCTTGGCCAGACAGGCCTGTGGCTTGGACAGTGGGGGTGCAGAGAGGGGGATGCTGGTGGTGCCCATGGAGGGTGGCCTTCAGGCCTGAGCTTGGGGCACACCCTCCCCTTCTGTCCCTGTACCTGGAAGGTGTAGCTGCCTGGTGGCACGTCAGTGATGTCAATCCACTGACAGTCGATATCATGGCGATAAGTGTCCCAGCACCCCACgctcaccccctgctccccaaagTTGGCACAGGCAAAGCGCCGCTGCAGCCCtgtgggtgggaggggaggtgatggagggCATGGGCAGAGCCCAGCTTGGGGAACAGGACTGGGTGGGTCACTGGCACCTCTGTGGCAGGCACCTACCTTCGGGGCAGTTGGTGTCCTCCAGACAAAAGCTGGCCTTGTGCCCTTCAGCCACCTTGGAGCCATTGAGCGTCAGCAGGTCGTAGTGAGTGAAGACCTCAATGCTATGGAAGTGCCTGCAGGGAaaagggctgagcacagggctgCTCCCTGGCCCGGGAACACGCACTGGCCCAGACACCCAGCCAggggcaggcagcacccagaAGCTCTGAGCAAATTACAGCCTTGAAGCCAAATAAAGCTGTAATGACAGTGCCAGCGTGGACGCTGCTTATTACCTGGGGCAGGCCAGCCTCTGGGGGATGGGTGCCACTGTGTCCTGCCTGgccaggggaaggggcagccccctgccagcccctgctcaTGGGCCACTCACCGGTGGCACTGGTGCCAGGTCCAGGCATGACGCCCCATCCTGGGTCGGAAATCAGCTCTGCCAAGGTTGTGGATCTGGGAGGAGAAACGGAGCAGGCGGCGGTGACCATAGGGCCAGTCCATGTGGTCAGCAGAGCGGGAAAGACAGCGCTCCTCGTGGGCACAGTACAGTAGCCCCAGTGGCCGGTCCTCCAGGTAGGCTGTCTCCTGCACCAGCTGGGCATTCATCACCAGGTCTGGGGCATCTGGCACAGAAGGGTTTGGTGGACACAGTGGGTCATGCTCACCCTGCAGAGCAACCACTGCTCTCCatgccaggaggagggggatCCTCCCCAAGCTGTACCCCAGGGGCTCCAGGTACTCACAGGCAGTGCAGGTGACCCCCGCCGAGAAGCGTCCCCCCCCACTGGGGCAGTGGACGGGGCCGTgatgctggcactgctgcagggCCAGCTCGGTGCCAGCACAGCGCACGCCGCTCATCACCACCTGGGCAGCATCAGGGCTGCCTGCCCAATACCATGTCTCCTGTGCAGAGGAGGAGCACAGTGCTCAAACCAGCCCTCACaccccctgccagcacccaccacctcccctgccCTAAcaatcaagggttggacttgatgatctctgaggtcccttccaacccagccaattctatgattctatgaatactGCCACCAGGGCTTGTTacctggggctgccccatcccagaGCCCCCTGCCACCCCATGGTCATGCCACGCATCCTATTggacccctcccagcccaggccctggtgCTCACCTGGAGGGCATGGCTGGCAAAGCCGAGCCCCAGCTGCCGGCAGACAACCATGGCCTCATTCAGCCCCCACTGTGCACCGCACACTGCACCCCACCGCAGCCCCCCCTGCACAGGCACCAGCACCTCCACCACGCCCTCCTCAGGGCTGCGGCCCCCAGCCAGCCGCACCTGCAAGCAAAGAGGGTCTCAGCTGGAGTGTAAGGCAGATCCCCAGCTCTCCCCCCAGGTGCTTACAACTGAACATCTCCCTCCCCTTCATCTCCCCACAAAAACACTTATGACAGCAGCTCATCCTttgccccccccacccccctccccccctttagCATGCTGCTGTGCTCCCCCTGTGCCCTGGgccaccccagggctgctctgaaCAACGAACCACAGAGATATGAGGGCAGGGGGCTGTACAATGGGGCTGAGGCTCTACAGGTTCTGGGGGGAAGGCAGGGGCTCACCTGGCTCTGGAAGTCCATGTGGGGCATGTGGCAGCGGACGGCAGCATCAGCCTCGTGCTTGCACCCACTCCGCTTGGCATCCTGGAAGTGGCACTCGCCCAGGGAGCGCTCCTGGCCTGTGCATCGCACCTCACTCATGTGGATGGGACCCAGGCCTGAAGCAGAGGGAGGGTCAGCGCTCCCTGTTCTGCCTGTCCTGGAGCCAGGAGTTCCCCACACTCCTTCTCCTTGTCTGGAGCTTACCTATGGTCATGAGGCTGcccacagcaggagcagccaggcagctggctggagctgcctggACATTCCAGGACATTCCAACAGCACCCAGTACACCAGAGGCATTCCCTACCATGCCCCTCTATGTCCAGTGATGCCCCACCCAAGTCCCTGCTGCCCTATGTGCCTCACCTTGACCCATTTGAGCTCCCACCAGGGCCTGCTTCGCCGTCCCATAGCCCAGCTGCCGGCACACCACGCTGGCTGCAGCCAGGTCCCACTGCTTGTCACACACGGTGCCCCACTGCCCGTGGCGCAGCACCTCCACCCGGCCCTCACCGGCATGGGTGCCGGCTCGCAGCCGCACCGGGAGGACCTgggcacagggagcagctggtCAGTGGCCTCAGGGCATGGCCAGTATGGGCACGGGTGCAAACGGGGtggctgggtgctgcctggCTCAAGGACCCTCTGTCAGCAGGACAGGGGTGCAGGACCATGCCAGGGCTCACCTTTCCTGGGGATGTCTTTCTCTTGCCCTTGCCTGTGCCCTTCTgaaaggcagggctggggaggcagCTGGTGATGGCGTGCATGCCACGGGGGCAGGCGTGCTGGTGAGGGGCTGGTGGGTCCACTTGTGTGGGGCAATGGGCTAGGTGGGGCTCCGTGCCCTGGCACCGCACTCTGTGGATCCAGAAGCTGTTCTTCTGGCTGAGGGTCTTCAGACTGCcaagggagaggagcagggactGGCATCAGCTCAGGTGCTGGACATTCTTCCCTACCCAACACCAGCACTGGGTGCCTGTTCAGCGTGCCCCTGCtagccctgcccagggctgaggCCCACCTGGAGTTTGGGTCCTTCAGCTTCATGTTCCAGAGCTTCCTGGGATACACAAAGAGAAGAGCTTGAGGGGGGTGACCATGCCATCCCTGCAGGATTGGGATACTCCACCCCATCAACCCTTCCCGCTCCAGCAACCTGTGGCAACAGCTAAAGAAGTCCTCCCACGGCAAGGCAGGGTGAGGACAGGTCCTCTTCCCACTGGCAATTACCGTGCCAAGTCTGGCTGTGCAGCATGCCCCAGTGGGACTGTGCAACTCCTGGCACCCGCAGGGGTTCATTATAGGCTGTATTTATAGCCCCAGCTCAAGGCggggcagaggggctgaggatcatttgcttctcctttccttccaccCACACTTTGCTGGCCATGGCTGGTGGCGGTCCCTACAGCATGCCAGCTGCTGCCAAGCCCAACTCTGCCCCTTACTGAGGCCACAAGAAGGGGACCCAGACATAGTCAGGCTATACCAGCATCCAGCACACCCATTCACATGTGCATCCCTTCCCTGACACCCCCTATTCTCTTGCCCTCACAGCATGTCCATTCAGGCACCAAGCTCCTCAATGCTCCACATCTGCAAAGTGGCTTTGCGACATCCCTACCGGTAAAAGCTGGTGTTGATGTTCTTCTCCCGGGGGAAGCCCAGCATCCCGCAGACCACATGGCTGTTGTTCCTGGTCCAGCCAGCATCACACACCTGCCTCCAGCGCCCATTGTGTTTCACCTCCACAGCACCCTCCATCACCGGCATGCTCAGCTTGGCCCGAGCCAGGATGGGCTTGAGCCGCACCTCCTCCAGGCTTGGCCCCTGCACCTGCCATGGTAGGCACAGGGGTGGGCATGGGGGCTCCAGCATCAAGGACAGGGTGTGCCAAATGGGGACAGTGGGAAGGGTCAAAAGGATCTGACCTAGAATCCCCCATCCATCCTGTTGGGCACTCACCTCTCCCAGATGACCAGAGAGGGTGGCCTGGGGGGATGCGTCAGGCAGGCGCTGTCCTGAGCACACCACACCAGCATCCTCACCATGATGACAGTCACTGGTGCCCCAGCCATTGTGGACACACTCTGCCAGGGAGCCCTCGCTGCCCCCACACCGCACGTTGTCCAGCCAGATGGGACCTGGGGACACATATGCAGGGCTGGTGGTCATGGTTAGGAGGTCCCcatgtccctccccagcaccatgGACCCCATCCAATGCCATGGACCCCATAGGCTGCCCTCATGCACAGTCGTCCCCCCCCCAGCAGGCTGTCCCAGGCTAAGAACACTTCCCTCACCAGGATCCCCTATCCCTCCATTCCCACCCTACCTTCCCCTTGGCCATAGGTTGCACTGTGGGTCCAGGTGACAGCTGCGGTGTAGCCCAGCTGCCGGCAGGCGACAGTGGCCACATGGAAGTCAAAGCCATCATCACAGACGGTGCCCCATCGCCCCTGGTACAGCACCTCCAGCCGTCCCTCTCCAGCTGGCCCCCGTGGCCCCACCAGTCGCAGCTGTACAGGGGATGGATCCTGATCGCTGGGGACCGCccggcacagcagcagcaccagcgACAGCAGGATGGGGCTCGTGCCAGCTCGCAACACCATAGCGGCTCCAGGTGTGGGATCCCTGAGGACAGCCCAACACTGAGCCCTTGGGAGCCACAGCAGTGGTTGTGTGTGCTGCTGTAGCCTTCCCCTGCCCCAAGAGCTAGGTGATGGTGGAGGGATGTCATGGCCCTTAGGCACGGCGGTGACATCCCTGTCCCTGCGctgtgggggctgcagggcatgGTTCCTGCCATACATAGTTCTCAGCGTCCCCTCACCCTggggcacagccccagctccacagCCCCCTTGCCGGGGtcacccagccctggcacccTCCCCGCCCCTACATCCAGACACTCACTGACGCACACTGCCAACAGCCACGGGAACCCTCATGAAATTACCCTGCTCCTACtgttccctgcctgccccatgcTTCGGACCACCAAAGCACTGTGCC
This window contains:
- the LOXL4 gene encoding lysyl oxidase homolog 4, which translates into the protein MAGDPTPGAAMVLRAGTSPILLSLVLLLCRAVPSDQDPSPVQLRLVGPRGPAGEGRLEVLYQGRWGTVCDDGFDFHVATVACRQLGYTAAVTWTHSATYGQGEGPIWLDNVRCGGSEGSLAECVHNGWGTSDCHHGEDAGVVCSGQRLPDASPQATLSGHLGEVQGPSLEEVRLKPILARAKLSMPVMEGAVEVKHNGRWRQVCDAGWTRNNSHVVCGMLGFPREKNINTSFYRKLWNMKLKDPNSSLKTLSQKNSFWIHRVRCQGTEPHLAHCPTQVDPPAPHQHACPRGMHAITSCLPSPAFQKGTGKGKRKTSPGKVLPVRLRAGTHAGEGRVEVLRHGQWGTVCDKQWDLAAASVVCRQLGYGTAKQALVGAQMGQGLGPIHMSEVRCTGQERSLGECHFQDAKRSGCKHEADAAVRCHMPHMDFQSQVRLAGGRSPEEGVVEVLVPVQGGLRWGAVCGAQWGLNEAMVVCRQLGLGFASHALQETWYWAGSPDAAQVVMSGVRCAGTELALQQCQHHGPVHCPSGGGRFSAGVTCTAYAPDLVMNAQLVQETAYLEDRPLGLLYCAHEERCLSRSADHMDWPYGHRRLLRFSSQIHNLGRADFRPRMGRHAWTWHQCHRHFHSIEVFTHYDLLTLNGSKVAEGHKASFCLEDTNCPEGLQRRFACANFGEQGVSVGCWDTYRHDIDCQWIDITDVPPGSYTFQVVVNPKHEVAESDFSNNVMRCQCKYDGQRVWMHGCHTSDAYGADVVSDLEQRERLANNLV